Proteins found in one Mycoplasma ovis str. Michigan genomic segment:
- a CDS encoding Obg family GTPase yields MRRLRNSEYHSSRKVNRLMNYIRLELKAGRGGDGIISWTKTKYNSRLGPAGGNGGDGGNVYLVLDSKYSDFSHLRTSEKKAQNGSNGQRDNKSGSAGADIYLKIPEGTEIYDLNKKVKRLNLEKKDKNLLICRGGRGGRGNYSFKNAQFQAPWLYELGEEGEISNVLLIKEEVNYVGIISLSGESLSTNLIARLQEISSKKDHINFFSFPFTIFEKDRIKNFYLRDLEICKTIVIVAEFPDDKWTQKQIKLEKILKEIGFNSSSTIFFSENANSTNCQNSSVILCSWKNSEIKKIYQKIVKDLANINGLPCFKPKGLIEDDDYIEYSDDLLTEKGDYQIIKIPEGWEVNSKRLNYWSSRIPQTTLHNIERLKTKLRVEEIMKKIKKSGGLKGETLRIYNYITNIY; encoded by the coding sequence GTGAGGAGGTTGAGGAATAGTGAATATCACAGTTCAAGAAAAGTAAATAGATTAATGAACTATATAAGGCTGGAGCTGAAAGCTGGGAGGGGAGGGGATGGAATTATTTCGTGGACTAAGACTAAATATAATTCTCGATTAGGTCCTGCTGGAGGTAATGGTGGAGATGGCGGAAATGTTTACTTAGTTCTAGATTCAAAATATTCTGACTTTTCTCACTTAAGAACTTCTGAAAAAAAAGCTCAAAATGGTTCTAATGGACAAAGAGATAATAAGTCAGGAAGTGCTGGAGCAGATATTTATCTCAAAATTCCAGAAGGGACAGAAATATATGACTTAAATAAAAAAGTTAAAAGATTGAATCTTGAAAAGAAAGATAAAAATCTTTTAATTTGCAGAGGGGGAAGAGGGGGAAGAGGAAATTATTCATTTAAAAATGCTCAATTTCAAGCCCCTTGACTATACGAGCTGGGAGAAGAAGGAGAAATTTCTAATGTTCTGTTAATAAAAGAGGAAGTAAATTATGTAGGAATTATTTCATTGTCGGGAGAGAGCCTCTCAACTAACTTGATTGCAAGACTACAGGAAATTTCCTCCAAAAAAGATCACATTAACTTTTTTTCTTTTCCATTTACAATTTTTGAGAAAGATCGCATAAAGAACTTCTACTTAAGAGATTTAGAGATTTGCAAAACTATTGTTATTGTTGCTGAATTTCCAGATGATAAATGAACTCAAAAACAAATTAAATTGGAGAAAATACTAAAGGAGATAGGATTTAATTCCAGTTCAACTATCTTTTTTTCTGAAAATGCTAACTCTACCAATTGTCAAAATTCATCTGTAATTCTCTGCTCCTGAAAAAATTCAGAGATTAAAAAAATCTATCAAAAAATAGTTAAGGATTTAGCCAATATAAATGGATTACCTTGTTTTAAGCCGAAAGGATTAATTGAAGATGATGACTATATTGAATATTCAGATGATCTATTGACGGAAAAAGGGGACTACCAAATAATCAAAATTCCAGAAGGTTGAGAAGTTAACTCCAAAAGATTGAACTATTGGAGTTCCAGAATTCCACAAACAACATTACACAATATAGAAAGATTAAAGACAAAACTAAGAGTTGAAGAGATTATGAAAAAGATTAAAAAGTCCGGAGGACTTAAAGGAGAAACTTTGAGAATATATAACTATATAACCAATATTTACTAA
- a CDS encoding CTP synthase, producing the protein MKIIFLTGGVYSSLGKGVILSSIGKVLQFEGYKCNVLKFDPYLNYNSKFLSPLQHGEVFVTKDGEETDLDLGHYERFLDMELNSNSCFTTGKIFHRLLEKERSGKYDGKTVQIVPHLVNEILSTLDNFRNSGTEILLIELGGTVFDLEQKPFILAASQLKQRQEDDLAFVHLAPMLHLSHNNEKKTKPVQHSLALLGQLGIVPDLLILKGEKEISEAELSKISFNFPAIPKENILSAPYALDIYEIPLQLYFSERLFEKISPILKLDLSSRNIAKGKRYLKEWTDFNEQIKEVKKYHIKVAIVGKYSDSPESYYSIIQSLKFAGYKLSADISIKIIHSSDLTSPKQLSNFQVICVPPGFGSKSLSGIFLAIKYARENKIPFLGICFGMQLAVIEYFRNVLNLLGADSVELNPNTTFPVFVPWKENMDMRLGNRTIKLEGFSKMHQIYGTLEKEARHRNKYVLNLKLAKEKLVNDKELIFSAYEGDIVEAIELKNHPFFIAVQYHPEFNSRPNNPEKLFVSLIQKAIDKHH; encoded by the coding sequence ATGAAAATTATTTTTCTCACTGGGGGAGTATATTCTTCCTTGGGGAAGGGAGTTATTCTCTCTTCCATAGGTAAAGTTTTACAGTTTGAAGGTTACAAGTGTAATGTTCTCAAGTTTGATCCTTATCTAAACTACAACTCTAAGTTTCTTTCTCCGTTGCAACACGGTGAAGTGTTTGTAACTAAAGATGGAGAGGAAACTGACTTAGATTTAGGTCACTATGAAAGATTCTTAGATATGGAGTTAAATTCTAATTCTTGCTTTACTACTGGAAAAATATTTCACAGACTACTTGAAAAGGAGAGAAGTGGTAAATATGATGGTAAAACTGTACAGATAGTTCCACACCTAGTCAATGAAATTCTTTCAACTTTAGATAATTTCAGAAACTCTGGTACTGAGATTCTCTTAATTGAGTTAGGAGGTACTGTTTTTGATTTAGAACAAAAACCTTTTATATTAGCTGCATCTCAATTAAAACAACGGCAAGAAGATGATCTAGCCTTTGTTCACTTGGCTCCGATGTTGCATCTAAGCCACAATAATGAAAAAAAGACCAAGCCTGTCCAACATTCTTTGGCTTTGTTAGGACAATTAGGTATTGTTCCCGACTTGCTAATTCTCAAGGGAGAAAAGGAAATTAGTGAAGCTGAACTTTCGAAAATAAGCTTTAATTTTCCTGCAATTCCTAAAGAAAATATTCTTTCTGCTCCCTACGCATTAGATATTTATGAAATTCCACTTCAACTTTATTTTTCTGAGAGATTATTTGAAAAAATCTCTCCTATTTTGAAACTTGATTTATCTTCCAGAAATATTGCAAAAGGGAAAAGATATTTAAAGGAATGAACAGACTTCAATGAACAAATTAAAGAAGTTAAGAAATATCACATTAAAGTGGCTATAGTTGGTAAATACTCTGATTCTCCGGAGTCTTACTATTCTATAATCCAATCTCTTAAATTTGCAGGCTACAAATTATCTGCAGATATTTCAATCAAAATTATTCACTCCTCTGACTTGACATCTCCAAAACAACTATCTAATTTTCAAGTAATTTGTGTCCCTCCAGGTTTTGGAAGCAAATCTCTGAGTGGTATTTTTCTTGCAATTAAATATGCTAGAGAAAACAAGATACCTTTCCTAGGTATCTGTTTTGGAATGCAACTGGCTGTTATTGAATATTTCAGAAATGTCTTAAATCTTCTAGGGGCTGACAGTGTTGAGCTGAACCCAAACACAACATTTCCTGTTTTTGTCCCGTGAAAAGAAAATATGGATATGAGACTTGGAAATAGAACAATCAAATTGGAAGGGTTCAGTAAGATGCATCAGATTTATGGTACTTTAGAAAAAGAGGCTAGACATAGAAATAAATATGTTCTGAATTTGAAACTTGCTAAAGAAAAATTGGTTAATGACAAGGAATTAATTTTTTCTGCATATGAAGGGGATATTGTAGAGGCAATAGAACTCAAAAATCATCCATTCTTCATTGCAGTTCAATATCACCCAGAATTCAATTCAAGACCAAATAATCCTGAAAAACTTTTTGTCTCACTAATTCAAAAAGCTATTGATAAACACCATTAG
- the rbfA gene encoding 30S ribosome-binding factor RbfA codes for MSIINERLSKDIYVVLKRIWLTELDEQIYSFIGINHIKLSRNLTNITIFIDLELLKQKYQNKDIFYKLEKLTPFFKRQLVHKLNLPPHLKLSFREDLFIQKARKVEELINSSLTSS; via the coding sequence ATGTCAATAATTAATGAAAGACTTTCGAAAGATATCTATGTTGTATTAAAAAGAATCTGACTCACTGAGTTAGATGAACAGATTTATTCCTTCATAGGAATTAATCACATCAAACTTAGCAGAAATCTAACTAACATAACTATCTTTATAGATTTAGAGTTACTAAAGCAAAAATATCAAAATAAAGACATTTTCTATAAGTTAGAAAAATTAACTCCTTTCTTTAAAAGGCAACTGGTTCATAAATTAAATCTTCCACCTCATTTAAAACTCAGCTTTAGGGAAGATTTATTTATTCAAAAGGCAAGAAAAGTAGAAGAGTTAATAAATAGCTCTTTGACTTCTAGTTAA
- the hisS gene encoding histidine--tRNA ligase produces the protein MKEEKVIKILKKPKGTRALFEEEINKREFLVQKLSYWARSIGFKKIQTPTFERSSIFLDSNNPEGEILKKELFFLKNEDYVLKPEETAIVARTIASEKLLSCNPSPLKFFYSSQCFRHERPQNQRFREFTQFGLEIIKASSLAYEVELIYMLDSFFKNTLNLGLLKLRVNFLSNKETRRKWTKELTKYFLKNNEGLSNNSLERIKNNPIRILDDEKDSLLDIVKKAPKIQQFLSEEELERIKKIKRFLSELGVDYTWDETLVRGLDYYTGIVFEWNYRGLGVAGGGRYDELFNKFSHLSKDLKDVPSVGLAIGIERLIHSLEKSEYEWPTQPNKKVYLCNLFPEVESKIIELIKKLRDNDLEVESNWELKDLKSHFKFSEKQNIKWLLIYGAKEKENNEIILKEQNKSFQISFPLSKDEDLIRELQNLVEH, from the coding sequence TTGAAAGAAGAAAAAGTAATCAAAATTCTTAAAAAACCTAAGGGAACTAGAGCTCTCTTTGAGGAGGAAATAAATAAAAGAGAATTTCTTGTTCAAAAGTTAAGTTATTGAGCAAGATCTATTGGATTCAAGAAAATTCAAACTCCAACTTTTGAAAGAAGTTCTATTTTTTTGGACTCCAATAATCCCGAAGGAGAGATTCTAAAAAAAGAATTATTCTTTCTGAAAAATGAAGATTATGTATTAAAGCCAGAGGAAACTGCTATTGTTGCTCGAACAATAGCTTCAGAAAAATTATTATCCTGTAACCCTTCTCCACTGAAATTCTTTTATTCTTCACAATGTTTTAGGCACGAAAGGCCACAGAATCAAAGATTCAGAGAATTCACTCAATTTGGATTAGAAATAATTAAGGCTAGTTCTCTAGCTTATGAAGTTGAACTTATATATATGTTGGACTCTTTTTTTAAAAATACTCTTAATTTAGGACTACTAAAGTTAAGAGTCAACTTTCTCTCAAATAAAGAGACTAGGAGAAAGTGAACCAAAGAACTTACTAAATACTTCTTAAAAAATAATGAAGGTTTAAGTAATAATTCACTAGAAAGAATCAAAAATAATCCAATAAGAATATTGGATGATGAAAAAGATTCTTTGCTAGATATAGTAAAAAAAGCTCCTAAAATTCAACAATTCTTAAGTGAGGAAGAGTTGGAGAGAATAAAGAAAATAAAAAGATTCTTAAGTGAACTGGGAGTTGATTACACTTGAGATGAAACTCTAGTTAGAGGTTTGGATTACTACACTGGAATTGTGTTTGAGTGGAATTATAGAGGTCTAGGAGTTGCGGGAGGGGGGAGATATGATGAATTGTTTAATAAATTCAGTCATTTATCAAAAGACTTAAAAGATGTTCCTTCAGTTGGATTGGCTATTGGAATTGAAAGGTTAATTCACTCGCTCGAGAAATCAGAATATGAATGACCAACTCAACCTAATAAAAAAGTCTATTTATGTAATTTATTCCCAGAAGTTGAATCCAAAATTATTGAGTTAATAAAAAAATTAAGAGATAATGACTTAGAGGTTGAGTCAAACTGAGAGTTGAAAGACTTGAAGTCTCACTTTAAGTTCTCTGAAAAACAAAACATAAAGTGGTTATTGATTTACGGAGCTAAAGAAAAAGAAAACAATGAAATTATTTTGAAAGAACAAAATAAAAGCTTTCAAATTTCTTTTCCTTTAAGTAAAGATGAGGATCTGATTCGAGAGTTACAAAACTTAGTTGAACATTAA